A stretch of the Psychroserpens sp. Hel_I_66 genome encodes the following:
- a CDS encoding PH domain-containing protein, which produces MNNCSVCSVKLKFINTPTFGAGKLNDGSVICTSCYKKINKINPSIAFKLKKHSLTDIQNLLQEKEETDSTKNEKLNEIKAEIKSLNLSNVSTFFGRKEINELPQILAENEKIDHIIQGTYNNGNGILVSTNRRLVFIDKGMIYGLKVEDFPLEKISSIQYETGLILGKVKIHTSGNIASIDNVEKASSRIFAEFVRDKLSKPKEPIAQNSQEPNVLEQLEKLGKLKDSGILTETEFSEQKAKLLEKL; this is translated from the coding sequence ATGAATAATTGTTCTGTATGTTCTGTAAAATTAAAATTTATTAATACCCCAACATTTGGTGCTGGTAAATTAAATGACGGTAGTGTTATTTGCACTTCTTGTTACAAAAAAATTAATAAAATAAATCCAAGTATAGCGTTTAAATTAAAAAAACATTCACTAACTGATATACAAAATCTTCTTCAAGAAAAGGAAGAAACTGACAGTACTAAAAACGAAAAATTAAACGAGATTAAAGCAGAAATTAAAAGTCTAAATTTAAGCAATGTTTCGACATTTTTTGGGAGAAAAGAAATCAACGAGTTACCACAAATTCTTGCGGAAAACGAAAAAATCGACCACATAATTCAAGGAACGTATAATAATGGAAATGGAATTTTAGTGTCTACTAATAGACGTTTAGTGTTCATTGACAAAGGTATGATTTACGGACTAAAAGTTGAGGATTTTCCTCTTGAAAAAATAAGTTCAATCCAATATGAAACTGGACTCATTTTAGGAAAAGTCAAAATTCACACATCTGGAAATATTGCTTCAATTGACAATGTTGAGAAAGCATCTTCAAGAATATTTGCGGAATTTGTTCGTGATAAATTATCAAAACCAAAAGAACCAATTGCACAAAATAGTCAAGAACCAAATGTTTTGGAACAATTAGAAAAACTTGGAAAATTAAAAGACAGCGGAATTTTGACAGAAACGGAATTTAGTGAGCAAAAGGCGAAATTACTTGAGAAACTTTAA